The nucleotide sequence GTGGTTGCGCAGGACGAGAAGCTCGCTCATCGTTCCGTCTCCATGATCGTGCCGGGTGCTGCGGAGAGATGTTCGTGTACGGCCAGCCAGTGGCCATGGGTCTGACGGCGGAAGACGATGGTCTCGCGCTCGTGAGTGGTCTCCTCACCGGCCGTGGTGCTCACCGTGGTCTTCACCAGATGGGTGAACACCGCTGTGTCGCCGAGGAGTTGGACCAGTCGGTCGGTGGAGGCGCAGGCCAGGACGCGGAAGCCGTCCTCCGCGACCCAGCGGTCCCACAGCGCCCGGTACTCCGCGGTGGAGGTGAGCCGTTCGGAGGTGGTGTGGAAGACGAACGTGGCGTCGGGTGCGAACGCCGCGAAGTAGTCGTCGAGGCGGCCTTCGCCGAACGCCGCCACCACGGCGTCGGCGGCCTGCAGAACCTCGTCGTTCATGGGGTGGTGCTCCTTGCGTGGGTGGTTCAGCCGACGCGGGCCACGGCCCGTACGGGGGCGCCGTCGGCCGCGGGGAGCCGCAGCGGCAGCAGGGAGACCTCGATGGGTTCTCCCGCCGTCTGCGCGTCGAGCAGGGGGTCGAGACCGGTGAGGTTCTCGGCGATGACGGCGTGGGCGCCGCACAGGATCCGGTGGGCGGGAAAGTCGTCGGCGGGGGTGGGGTCGACGCTCAGCGCGTCGATGCCGACGGTGCGGATCCCGGCGGCCACCAGGAGTTCGGCGGCTTCCCGGGTCAGATACGGATGGGCGAGGTAGTCGTCGCCGCCCCAGTGCCGTGACCAGCCGGTGGCCACGAGCACGATGTCTCCGGCCCGCGGGCGGCCCTCGGACAGGCACCGCTCGAACAGGGACGGTCCGAGCGGGGTCCGGGGCTCCGCGCCACGGGCGTCCACCACCACGGCCCGGCCCCAGAAGCGCTCCAGGGGCAGCTCGTCCAGGGTGGGCAGCGCGTCGTCGATGTGGAACGGCGCGTCGACATGGGTGCCGGACTGCGACCCCATGTCCAGGTGCAGCACGTTCACCCCGTCGGCGGCGGCGCTCAGCGCCGGGGCGATGGCCACCTGCGGATCGCCGGGGTAGACCGGCATTCCCGTGGCGATCGGGACGGACAGGTCGATCAGGCGCATGGCGGCCTCACGCCCCTTCCGCCACCGCGGTCACGGGCGCGCCGGTCTCCGTGGTGATCGGCGGAACGGGCGCGTCCGAGGCGCGGACCAGCCGCGGCCCCTCGGGCCCGTACACCTCGCGCGGCTCGGGGAAGATCCACAGCAGGGTCAGGTAGAGGAGCGCGGCGGTGGCGAGACCGACCGGCAGCGAGATGTCCGCGCCGTCGGCCAGATCGCCGAGCGGGCCGACGTACTGCCCGGGGACGTTGACGAACATCAGGGCGAGCACCGCCGCGGTCAGCCAGGCGCCCATGCCACGCCAGTTCCAGCCGTGGTGGAACCAGTAACGGCCACCGCGCTGGCGCCGGTTGAACACCTGGAGTGAATCGGGGTCGTACCAGCCGCGCCGGGTCACATAGCCGAGCACCATGATGATCATCCACGGGGCGGTGCAGGTGATGATCAGCGTGGCGAAGGTGGAGATGGACTGGGAGAGATTGGCCGCGAACCGGCCGAGGAAGATGAACCCGATCGAGAGCACTCCGACGAACAGCGTGGCCTGCACCCGGCTGAACCGGGTGAACACGCTGGAGAAGTCCAGGCCGGTGCCGTAGAGCGAGGTGGTGCCGGTGGACAGGCCGCCGATGAGCGCGAGCAGGCACACCGGCAGGAAGTACCAGCCGGGCGAGATGGCCAGCAGCCCGCCGACGTAGTTCGGCGCGTCCGCGTCCATGTACGGCGCGGCCTTCTTGGCGATGATCGAGGCGGTGGCCAGACCGAAGAAGAACGGCAGGATGGTGGCGATCTGCGAGGCGAACGCCGCCGTGACGACCTTCCGGCGCGGGGTGTCGGCGGGGATGTAGCGCGCCCAGTCGCCGAGGAAGGCCCCGAAGGACACCGGGTTGGACAGCACGATCAGCGCCGAGCCGATGAACGCGGGCCAGAACCCGGCCGTGGACACCGAGGCGAACGAGCCCTGGTAGCCGGGGTCGAAGTCCCCCACGAAGGCGAAGAAGCCGAGGACGAACAGTGTCGAGGCCGCCACCACCGCGATCTTGTTGACGAAGAGCATGAACCGGAAGCCGTACACGCACACCGTCAGCACCAGCAGCCCGAAGATGCCGTACGCAAGGGCGAACACGCCGTCGTTCTGCTCCACGCCCATCAGCCGGTGGGCGCCGCCGACCAGCGCGTCTCCGGAGGACCACACCGAGATGGAGAAGAACGCGATGGCGGTGAGCAGCGACAGGAAGGAGCCGACGATCCGCCCGTGCACCCCCAGGTGTGCCGAGGAGGAGACCGCGTTGTTGGTGCCGTTGCGCGGGCCGAACACCGCGAGCGGGGCGAGGATCAGGGACCCGCCCACCACGCCGAGCACGGTCGCCGCCAGGCCCTGCCAGAAGGAGAGCCCGAAGAGGATCGGAAAGGCGCCGAGCACACAGGTGGCGAAGGTGTTGGCGCCACCGAACGCCACACGGAACAGGTCGAAGGGGGTCGCGCTGCGGTCCGCGTCGGGGATGCGCTCGACCCCGTAGCTCTCGACCTCGGTCAGTGCCGGGGAGTCACTCATCCGTTGTCTCCCGCTTCCCCTGTAGTGCGAGCAGGCTGATCAGGTCGTAGGCGACGTGGGAGGCCGCGACCGAGGTGATCTCGGCGTGGTCGTAAGCGGGCGCCACCTCCACCACATCGGCGCCGACCAGTCGGCAGCCGGCCAGTCCGCGCAGGATCTCCAGGAGTTCGCGCGAGGTCAGGCCGCCCGCCTCCGGGGTGCCGGTGCCGGGGGCGTGGGCCGGGTCGAGGCAGTCGATGTCGATGGAGATGTACAGCGGCCGGTCGCCTATGCGCTGGCGCAACTGGTCGGCCACCTCGTCGGCGCCGCGCCGGTAGACATCGGCGGAGGTGACGATGCCGAAGCCCAGCTTCTCGTCCTCGGTGAGGTCCTGCTTGCCGTACAGCGGGCCGCGGGTGCCGACGTGCGAGAGGGCGGAGGTGTCGACGACACCCTCCTCCACGGCCCGGCGGAACGGGGTGCCGTGGGTGTGCTCGGCGCCGAAGTACGTGTCCCAGGTGTCCAGGTGCGCGTCGAAGTGGAGCACCGCGACCGGGCCGTGCCGCTGTGCGGCGGCGCGCAGCAGCGGGAGCGCGATGGTGTGGTCGCCGCCGATGGTGACCAGCCGGGTGCCGTCGGCCTGCAGGCCGTTCGCGGCGTCCTGGATGGTCTCGATGGCCTCGCCGATGTCGAAGGGGTTGACGGCGATGTCACCGGCGTCGGCCACCTGCTGGGTGGCGAACGGCGACACATCGAGGCCCGGGTGGTAGGGGCGCAGCAGCCGGCTGGCCTCGCGTACCGCGGCGGGCCCGAAGCGGGCGCCGGGGCGGTAGGAGACACCGCCGTCGAACGGGACACCCACCACGGCCACGTCGGCGCCGGACACCTCGTCGAGGCGGGGCAGCCTGGCGAAGGTGGCCGGGCCGGCGAAGCGCGGGACCCGGGAGGAGTCGACGGGTCCTCGGGGTTCGGTCATGGTTCTCGCAGTCCCTTCTTCACGTGCGCCGGTGGGGTCCGGTCGGGCGAGTCTGCACAGCGGAGGAACCGCGCGACAATCGTTGCTGAGACAAAGAGTTAGGCTCAATTTGTGGTGAACAACAAAGAGCAGGGTGTGACGGTCGACGATCTGCTGTCGTATCCGGCCCTCCAGCTACGTCTGATCGCGGGTGGCGCCGGGCTGCACCGCTCGGTGTCCTGGGCCCATGTGAGCGAGCTGGACGACCCCACGCCGTGGCTGCTCGGCTCCGAAATGATCATGACGACGGGGATAGCGATGCCCCGCTCGGCGGCCGGACAGCGCGGCTATCTCGAGCGGCTCGACGACGCCGGTGTGGCCGCCCTGGCCGTCTCCGCCCAGCTGCGCATGCCCCCGCTGCGCCGGGCGTTCTTCGACGCCGCCGAGGAGCGGGGCATGCCGGTCCTGGAGATCCCGCTGGCCGTGCCGTTCATGGCGGTGGCGCAGGAAGTGGCCGCCGCCGTCCAGGAGGACGCCCGCCACCGGCTGGGCGCCCAGTTGCAGGTGTTCGGCGCGCTGCGCTGGCTGACCTCGGAGAATCTGGACACCGCGACGCTGTTCAGCCGGCTGGAGAAGCTGTCCGGTTACGACATCTATCTGTGCACCCCCCAAGGCCGTCCGCTGCTGCCCGGTGTGCCCGCGCCCGACACCTCGGTGATCCCCGGCTCGGCGGACGCCCCGCCGACCATCCCCGGCGGCTTCGCCCTACCGGTCCCCTCCCCCGGTGGCCCGGCGGGTTTCCTCATCGCCTTCGAACGGGAGGGCGCCCGCCCGGCGGGGCTCGCGGTGGTGCAGCACATCGCCACGGTGGCCGCCCTCCAGGTGGCCATGGTCCGCACCGAACGGGAGACGCTGCGCCGCGAGGGCGCGGAGATCCTCGCCGAGCTGCTGCAGGGCGCGCTCGAACCCGCGGTGGCGCGGCGCCATCTGCTGCGCCACTCCATCGAGGGCGAGACCGTGCTGGCGGTGGTCCGGGGCGCCACCGAGGACGCCGTGCTGCGGGCGCTGGAGGATCAGCCGTGTCTGCTGCTCAAGCGCGGCGAGGACCGCTATCTGCTCGGCTCACCGGGCCTGGGTGACGCGGTCGAGACGCTGCCCGGCGTGGCCGCCGGGATGAGCCGCCCGTTCAGCCCGGGCGCCCCGCTGCGGATCGCCCAGCGCGAGGCGCTGTGGGCGGCCTCCCACGCCGTCGCGTCCGGCCGGGCCCTCGTACGGTACGGCGACGATGTCACCGGCCGCTGGCTGCCCGACGACCCGGCAGCCCTCACCGACCTGGTCGAGCATGTGCTGGGCGCGGCGCAGCGCTACGACGCGGGGCATGGCTCACGGCTGCTGCCGTCGGTGCGCACCTGGATGGAGCGCGACCGCCGTACGGACGAGGCGGCCGCGGCGCTCCATGTGCACCCCAATACGCTGGCCTACCGGCTGCGCCGCTTCAGCGAGCTGACCGGCCGCGATCTGTCCAGCACCGGTGCGTTCGCCGAGGTCTGGCTGGCGATCCGGGCCGCGGGACAGCTCGGCCTGCTCGACTGAGCACCCCGGCCCTGCCATCCGCTCAGTGGGGGCGCCGGCCCCAGCAGGTGATGAGCGGGGCGGTGGTGACGTCCATCCCCTCGCCGCGCAGATGGTCCAGATGGCGCTCGATCTCCTCCTCGGTGGCCAGCTCGCCCGCCACCAGCCGCCCGCGCAGCTGACGCACGGTGGCCGCCTCCAGCTCCCGGCACGCCGGGGAGGTCAGCGGGAAGCAGCCCTCGGCGCGTACGTCGTGGAGCCCGGCGCCGCGCAGCAGGGCGGGCAGGGTGCGGCCGAAGGCGAGGTCCACACCGCGCTCGGCGAGCAGCGCGCGGAACCCGCGGCGGATCCGGTTGGCCAGCTCCTCGGCCGGGCCGCGTTCGTCGGGGCAGGCGAGGGGCTGGAGCGCCGGGTCGGCGTCCTCCACCACCAGCCACCCGCCCGGCCGTACCGCCTCGGCCATCCGCCGCAGCGCCTCGGCCCGGTCGGGCAGATGCACCAGCACCAGCCGGGCGTGGACGAGGTCGAAGCCGCCACCCGGTGGCTCATCGCGGGCCACGTCATGGCGCCGCACCTCGATCGGGGCGGCGGCCGGGCCGGACAGCTCCGTCAGCCAAGAGGTGTCGATATCGGTCACCAGCACCTGTCCGGTGGGCCCGGTCCGCTCCGCGAGGGCGGTGGGC is from Streptomyces hygroscopicus and encodes:
- a CDS encoding transposase IS891/IS1136/IS1341 family, whose protein sequence is MTSETGYLLDNRQREAGRRFDALAELFDPWTLDHLDHLGLAAGWRCWEVGAGGPSVPTALAERTGPTGQVLVTDIDTSWLTELSGPAAAPIEVRRHDVARDEPPGGGFDLVHARLVLVHLPDRAEALRRMAEAVRPGGWLVVEDADPALQPLACPDERGPAEELANRIRRGFRALLAERGVDLAFGRTLPALLRGAGLHDVRAEGCFPLTSPACRELEAATVRQLRGRLVAGELATEEEIERHLDHLRGEGMDVTTAPLITCWGRRPH
- a CDS encoding transcriptional regulator; protein product: MVNNKEQGVTVDDLLSYPALQLRLIAGGAGLHRSVSWAHVSELDDPTPWLLGSEMIMTTGIAMPRSAAGQRGYLERLDDAGVAALAVSAQLRMPPLRRAFFDAAEERGMPVLEIPLAVPFMAVAQEVAAAVQEDARHRLGAQLQVFGALRWLTSENLDTATLFSRLEKLSGYDIYLCTPQGRPLLPGVPAPDTSVIPGSADAPPTIPGGFALPVPSPGGPAGFLIAFEREGARPAGLAVVQHIATVAALQVAMVRTERETLRREGAEILAELLQGALEPAVARRHLLRHSIEGETVLAVVRGATEDAVLRALEDQPCLLLKRGEDRYLLGSPGLGDAVETLPGVAAGMSRPFSPGAPLRIAQREALWAASHAVASGRALVRYGDDVTGRWLPDDPAALTDLVEHVLGAAQRYDAGHGSRLLPSVRTWMERDRRTDEAAAALHVHPNTLAYRLRRFSELTGRDLSSTGAFAEVWLAIRAAGQLGLLD
- a CDS encoding guanidinobutyrase — protein: MTEPRGPVDSSRVPRFAGPATFARLPRLDEVSGADVAVVGVPFDGGVSYRPGARFGPAAVREASRLLRPYHPGLDVSPFATQQVADAGDIAVNPFDIGEAIETIQDAANGLQADGTRLVTIGGDHTIALPLLRAAAQRHGPVAVLHFDAHLDTWDTYFGAEHTHGTPFRRAVEEGVVDTSALSHVGTRGPLYGKQDLTEDEKLGFGIVTSADVYRRGADEVADQLRQRIGDRPLYISIDIDCLDPAHAPGTGTPEAGGLTSRELLEILRGLAGCRLVGADVVEVAPAYDHAEITSVAASHVAYDLISLLALQGKRETTDE
- a CDS encoding ketosteroid isomerase, whose amino-acid sequence is MNDEVLQAADAVVAAFGEGRLDDYFAAFAPDATFVFHTTSERLTSTAEYRALWDRWVAEDGFRVLACASTDRLVQLLGDTAVFTHLVKTTVSTTAGEETTHERETIVFRRQTHGHWLAVHEHLSAAPGTIMETER
- a CDS encoding nitrate reductase, which codes for MSDSPALTEVESYGVERIPDADRSATPFDLFRVAFGGANTFATCVLGAFPILFGLSFWQGLAATVLGVVGGSLILAPLAVFGPRNGTNNAVSSSAHLGVHGRIVGSFLSLLTAIAFFSISVWSSGDALVGGAHRLMGVEQNDGVFALAYGIFGLLVLTVCVYGFRFMLFVNKIAVVAASTLFVLGFFAFVGDFDPGYQGSFASVSTAGFWPAFIGSALIVLSNPVSFGAFLGDWARYIPADTPRRKVVTAAFASQIATILPFFFGLATASIIAKKAAPYMDADAPNYVGGLLAISPGWYFLPVCLLALIGGLSTGTTSLYGTGLDFSSVFTRFSRVQATLFVGVLSIGFIFLGRFAANLSQSISTFATLIITCTAPWMIIMVLGYVTRRGWYDPDSLQVFNRRQRGGRYWFHHGWNWRGMGAWLTAAVLALMFVNVPGQYVGPLGDLADGADISLPVGLATAALLYLTLLWIFPEPREVYGPEGPRLVRASDAPVPPITTETGAPVTAVAEGA
- a CDS encoding cyclase, translated to MRLIDLSVPIATGMPVYPGDPQVAIAPALSAAADGVNVLHLDMGSQSGTHVDAPFHIDDALPTLDELPLERFWGRAVVVDARGAEPRTPLGPSLFERCLSEGRPRAGDIVLVATGWSRHWGGDDYLAHPYLTREAAELLVAAGIRTVGIDALSVDPTPADDFPAHRILCGAHAVIAENLTGLDPLLDAQTAGEPIEVSLLPLRLPAADGAPVRAVARVG